In Mesorhizobium sp. J428, the genomic window CGCCGTCGTGTTGCCGCCGAGCAGCAGCGCCTCGTGCGGTTCGGTTGTCGCATAGACGAAGATCGCGCCGGTCTCGGCGAAGATTTTCGGCAATTCGGCCCGCAGTTCCTCGCGCAGCTTGTAGTCGAGATTGGCAAGTGGTTCGTCGAGCAGAACCAGCCCCGCCTTCTTGACGATCGCCCGCGCCAGTGCGGTGCGCTGCTGCTGCCCGCCGGACAGATTGAGCGGCGTCCGGTCGAGATAAGGCGTCAGCTTGAGAAGGTCGGCAGCCCGCCTCACCTCGCCATCAATGATCGAGCGTTCGGCCCCGGCGACGCGCAGCGGCGAGGCGATGTTTTCGTAGACGGTCATCGCGGGGTAATTGATGAACTGCTGGTAGACCATCGCGACATTGCGCTTCTGGACTGGCACTCCGGTGACATCCCGGCCGTCGAAGAACACCGCGCCACTGGTCGGCCTGTCGAGGCCCGCCATCAGCCGCATCAAGCTGGTTTTGCCAGACAGCGTTGGCCCAAGCAGCACATTGAGCGAACCGTGCCGAAGCGTCAGCGATACGTCGCGGATGTGCTCCGCGCCGCTGACCACCTTCGAGACGTTCCTCAATTCCAGCATTGCTCCTCCCAAAGCGCCGCGTCTGGCTGGTGTTCTATTCTATGCCGCTTCCGTCCGTGCCCCACCTGCAACGTCGCGCAGGTACCCCTCCAGCACACGCGCCTCCTCAGGAGAGAGCCTAAGCCCGCGCTTTGTCCTGCGCCAGAGAACATCTTCCGCCGTGACAGCCCATTCATTGCGGATCAGGTAAAGCACTTCGGCCTCATAGAGATCCGCGCCAAACTTCTTGCCCAGGTCGGTTGCCGACTTCGCGCTTCCCAACACCTGCCGCGCGCGCGTGCCGTAGAGGCGCACCAGCCGCCGCGCGTGTGCATGCTCGAGGAAAGGGTAGCCGGACTTCAGCTTTTCCACCTCGTCCTCGAAGCCCGTCGGCGCGAAATCGCCTCCGGGAAGCACAGCATCGTGCGTCCAGGAGCGGCCCTTCTTGCCAAGATGCTTCTCGATCTTCTGCAGCATCGATTCCGACAGCCGGCGATAAGTCGTGATCTTTCCGCCAAAGATGTTGACGATCGGCGCTGAGCCGTTGCCACCCTCATCCTTCAGCACATAGTCGCGCGTCGCCTCCTGCGCCTTGGAAGCGCCGTC contains:
- a CDS encoding ABC transporter ATP-binding protein — encoded protein: MLELRNVSKVVSGAEHIRDVSLTLRHGSLNVLLGPTLSGKTSLMRLMAGLDRPTSGAVFFDGRDVTGVPVQKRNVAMVYQQFINYPAMTVYENIASPLRVAGAERSIIDGEVRRAADLLKLTPYLDRTPLNLSGGQQQRTALARAIVKKAGLVLLDEPLANLDYKLREELRAELPKIFAETGAIFVYATTEPHEALLLGGNTTALSEGRVTQFGPTIEVFRRPVDLITARTFADPPLNTIALEKRGANFLLDGGVNLPVPADVAGIADGRYTIGFQPHHLSVTRPNRDAVSVTARVTVTEITGSESFVHLDFADARWVMLAAGIQTFKPDDRVDVFIDHRHVLVFDDAGRSMTSTQTMAA